A stretch of the Desulfobacter sp. genome encodes the following:
- the tolQ gene encoding protein TolQ, translating to MTAESVGLLHMLNDAGPIVKFVMLLLLFFSIISWAIMFIKFRYIRTAYKESADFTEVFWQCRTLADAFTKAKALRASPVARIFITVYMEVARGDAKEGQGFKRTETSYLQSMGSVKRTLRRSINVEIRRLTQLVPFLATAGNTAPFIGLFGTVWGIMDTFQGIGLSGSASLAVVAPGISEALVATAAGLAVAIPAVIAYNYFTDRIRVLDSELESFSSDLLNIIERDIQKKMEA from the coding sequence ATGACCGCGGAATCTGTCGGCCTGCTTCACATGCTCAACGATGCAGGGCCAATTGTAAAATTTGTCATGCTTTTGCTGCTGTTTTTTTCAATTATTTCTTGGGCCATTATGTTTATAAAATTTCGCTATATCCGGACGGCCTATAAAGAATCTGCAGATTTTACAGAAGTGTTCTGGCAGTGTAGGACCCTGGCAGATGCCTTTACCAAGGCCAAAGCGCTTAGGGCAAGCCCTGTGGCCCGCATCTTTATCACCGTCTATATGGAGGTGGCAAGAGGGGATGCTAAAGAAGGTCAGGGCTTTAAACGAACCGAGACCTCTTATCTTCAGTCCATGGGGTCTGTGAAAAGGACATTGCGCCGGTCTATCAATGTGGAAATCAGGCGGCTGACCCAATTGGTCCCCTTTTTGGCCACAGCAGGCAATACCGCCCCTTTTATCGGGCTTTTCGGGACGGTATGGGGGATTATGGATACCTTTCAGGGGATCGGGCTTTCCGGTTCGGCCAGCCTTGCCGTTGTGGCGCCTGGTATATCAGAAGCATTGGTGGCAACGGCCGCAGGCCTTGCCGTGGCCATACCTGCGGTGATTGCCTATAATTATTTTACAGACCGGATTCGTGTTCTGGATTCGGAACTGGAGAGTTTTTCCTCGGATTTATTGAATATCATTGAGCGTGATATTCAGAAAAAAATGGAGGCATAA
- the groES gene encoding co-chaperone GroES, translating to MSLRPLSDRILVERVEEDEKTKGGIIIPDTAKEKPAEGKVVATGNGRMGEDGKLLPMDVKVGDRVLFSKYGGTDVKIDGIDYLILRQDDVLGVVE from the coding sequence ATGAGTTTGAGACCATTGAGTGACAGAATTTTGGTTGAACGGGTTGAAGAAGATGAAAAAACCAAGGGCGGTATTATTATCCCGGATACAGCCAAAGAAAAGCCTGCCGAAGGAAAAGTTGTTGCAACAGGCAACGGACGTATGGGTGAAGACGGAAAGCTGCTTCCCATGGATGTAAAAGTCGGAGACCGCGTATTGTTCAGCAAATACGGCGGCACTGACGTGAAGATTGATGGTATTGATTATCTTATCCTGCGTCAGGATGATGTTCTGGGTGTAGTGGAATAG
- a CDS encoding AURKAIP1/COX24 domain-containing protein, whose protein sequence is MGSVIKKRRKKMRKHKHRKLLAKTRHQRKKK, encoded by the coding sequence TTGGGCAGCGTTATTAAGAAGAGACGAAAGAAAATGCGCAAGCATAAACATAGAAAGCTCCTTGCCAAGACCAGACATCAGAGAAAAAAGAAATAA
- the pal gene encoding peptidoglycan-associated lipoprotein Pal, whose product MKRNLWMNLMMAVLVAGLFMTVSCSQKTMVKDPTTVEDQAKADAEKAARLEAERIKAQELQDKMAREQAAKIAAAKSRFVNQNIHFDYDSAELSTMAKMLLKEKAEWLTANPAVTVVVQGHCDERGTTVYNLALGERRALAAKSYLENLGVSEGRLDMISYGEEQPLDPAQTEAAYRKNRRAQFVIK is encoded by the coding sequence ATGAAAAGAAATTTGTGGATGAATCTGATGATGGCAGTGCTGGTGGCAGGCCTTTTTATGACAGTTTCCTGTTCCCAGAAAACAATGGTAAAAGATCCCACAACCGTTGAAGATCAGGCCAAGGCAGATGCTGAAAAAGCAGCAAGGCTTGAGGCAGAACGCATTAAAGCTCAAGAACTCCAAGATAAAATGGCCAGGGAACAGGCTGCCAAGATTGCCGCAGCCAAGAGCCGTTTTGTGAATCAGAATATTCATTTTGACTACGACAGTGCAGAACTGAGCACAATGGCCAAGATGCTGCTCAAGGAAAAAGCAGAATGGCTGACAGCCAATCCTGCCGTTACCGTTGTTGTTCAAGGGCATTGTGATGAGCGGGGCACAACCGTATACAATTTGGCTTTGGGCGAACGGCGTGCGCTGGCAGCCAAGTCTTACCTTGAAAATTTAGGTGTTTCAGAAGGCCGTCTGGATATGATCAGCTATGGCGAGGAACAGCCCCTTGATCCTGCACAGACAGAAGCGGCCTATCGTAAAAACAGACGGGCGCAATTTGTAATCAAATAA
- the tolB gene encoding Tol-Pal system beta propeller repeat protein TolB, with protein MQAFKWKANLLCWILVCVFFSSAQGKEYDYINISSPFLKKTPVAVTRFKAFSGHEAEVKGGLRAEQILTDGLDFTGYLKVIDPNAFLSDPAETGIQLGQINFKDWTGIGAELLVTGGIEEVDGRIKLKLRLFDTFNTRLLVGKIYSGRFDQIREMIHMFCSEIAFKLTGNYGVFGSKISFVSTVNGKKEIFICDFDGYNPKQITHHKSISLSPALSHDGKWLAYVSYAKGKPDIFIKQLEENRGAIINYDGINISPDWMPGQLKLAATLSFSGSQEIYLLTKKGEIIKRITKSWGVNVSPRFSPDGKKIAFTSSRGGNPQIYIQDLESGEVKRVTYTGRYNTSPAWSPDGRKIAYVGIDKNKINIFVISAEPGSGLPVQLTMDQGSNEDPTWSPDGSLIGFKSDREDRTRSRLYVMTAAGTDQRRLLTLKGKQSQPHWSGSMGFEDR; from the coding sequence ATGCAAGCGTTTAAGTGGAAAGCCAACCTTTTGTGCTGGATACTGGTCTGCGTGTTCTTTTCTTCTGCACAGGGCAAAGAGTACGACTATATCAATATTTCCAGTCCGTTTTTAAAAAAGACCCCTGTGGCCGTTACCCGGTTCAAAGCTTTTTCAGGACATGAGGCAGAGGTGAAAGGCGGGCTTCGGGCCGAGCAGATTTTAACGGACGGGCTTGATTTTACAGGCTACTTAAAGGTGATAGATCCCAATGCATTTTTATCTGATCCGGCCGAGACCGGAATTCAGCTGGGGCAGATCAACTTTAAGGACTGGACCGGCATTGGTGCTGAACTGTTGGTCACCGGAGGCATAGAAGAGGTTGACGGCCGTATTAAATTAAAGCTTCGGCTTTTTGATACCTTTAATACCCGGCTTTTGGTCGGTAAGATTTACTCAGGCCGGTTTGATCAGATCAGGGAAATGATTCACATGTTTTGTTCGGAAATCGCCTTTAAGCTGACCGGCAATTACGGGGTGTTTGGCAGCAAGATTTCCTTTGTTTCCACAGTGAACGGGAAAAAAGAAATTTTTATCTGTGATTTTGACGGGTATAATCCCAAACAGATCACCCATCATAAGAGTATTTCCCTTTCCCCGGCATTGTCCCATGACGGGAAATGGCTGGCCTATGTCTCTTATGCCAAGGGCAAACCTGATATTTTTATAAAACAGCTTGAGGAGAACAGAGGCGCCATCATCAATTATGATGGCATAAACATATCTCCAGACTGGATGCCCGGACAGCTAAAACTTGCGGCAACCCTTAGTTTTTCAGGCAGTCAGGAAATATATTTGTTGACCAAAAAGGGAGAAATTATTAAAAGGATTACCAAGAGCTGGGGGGTAAATGTCTCACCGAGATTTTCTCCGGACGGGAAAAAAATTGCTTTTACTTCCAGTCGGGGGGGAAATCCTCAGATTTATATCCAGGATCTTGAGTCAGGAGAGGTTAAGCGGGTGACGTATACGGGACGGTATAACACTTCACCTGCATGGTCTCCGGACGGCAGGAAGATTGCCTATGTGGGGATAGATAAAAATAAGATTAATATATTTGTGATCTCAGCAGAACCGGGTTCCGGTCTTCCGGTTCAGCTGACAATGGACCAGGGAAGCAATGAAGATCCAACCTGGTCTCCGGACGGCAGCCTGATCGGATTTAAGTCGGACCGTGAAGATAGAACAAGGTCCAGGCTTTATGTGATGACGGCTGCGGGTACAGACCAGAGACGTCTGCTGACCCTTAAAGGAAAGCAGAGCCAACCCCATTGGTCCGGATCAATGGGATTTGAAGACAGGTAA
- the tolR gene encoding protein TolR — protein sequence MQLGSGNNQFMSEINVTPFVDVMLVLLIIFMVTAPMMVQGVDVDLPAATSEALPSNEENLIVSIDNDLKVYINDLEVSVAFLSEKLDAVLENLDKKNVYLKADKKVPYGVVVNVMSQIKKAGIESLGMITLPEEQASI from the coding sequence ATGCAGCTGGGTTCCGGTAATAATCAATTTATGTCTGAAATCAATGTCACCCCGTTTGTGGATGTGATGCTGGTTTTATTAATCATTTTTATGGTCACGGCCCCCATGATGGTTCAGGGTGTGGACGTGGATCTGCCTGCGGCAACTTCGGAGGCGCTTCCGTCCAATGAAGAGAATCTCATTGTATCCATTGATAATGATTTAAAGGTTTATATTAATGACCTTGAAGTCAGTGTGGCATTTTTGTCAGAAAAACTGGATGCGGTCTTGGAAAATCTGGATAAAAAAAATGTCTATCTCAAGGCGGACAAAAAAGTGCCCTACGGGGTGGTGGTCAATGTGATGTCCCAGATAAAGAAAGCGGGGATAGAAAGCTTGGGCATGATCACCCTTCCCGAAGAACAGGCCTCCATCTGA
- a CDS encoding DUF721 domain-containing protein has product MTQKDDNGKLIHIGDILTRALGKYRPAKDTQMTLIWDLWDQAVGRPIAMNAKPDAFKDGILSVNVSSSAWIHQLKFLEKEIIANLNKAMDTPLITQIRFKIGKIHS; this is encoded by the coding sequence GTGACCCAAAAGGATGACAATGGCAAACTGATTCACATCGGTGATATCCTGACCCGGGCCCTGGGCAAATACCGGCCGGCAAAAGATACCCAGATGACCCTGATCTGGGATCTTTGGGATCAGGCCGTTGGCCGGCCCATTGCCATGAATGCCAAACCAGATGCGTTTAAAGACGGCATATTATCGGTGAACGTCTCCAGTTCCGCATGGATTCACCAACTCAAATTCCTTGAAAAAGAGATAATCGCCAATCTAAACAAAGCCATGGACACCCCCTTAATTACCCAAATCCGGTTTAAAATTGGAAAAATTCACAGTTGA
- a CDS encoding flavodoxin family protein, which yields MKVVGFNGSARKKGNTACSLNTVLAQLETAGIETEMIQVGKEKVRGCVACYKCVKNQDGACALKDDPVNEWIQKMKDADGILLGSPVYFSGVAGTMKSFLDRAFFVSSVNDGLFRHKVGAAVAAVRRSGGIPTVDTLNHYINYSEMIMPSSNYWNVAHGFNPGEMEQDGEGKQILEVLGQNMAWIMTLIEHGKKQFPAPEPVAKTLTNFIR from the coding sequence ATGAAAGTTGTTGGATTTAACGGCAGCGCCAGGAAAAAAGGAAATACCGCCTGTTCTTTGAACACAGTTTTAGCCCAATTGGAAACGGCCGGAATTGAAACGGAAATGATCCAAGTCGGCAAAGAAAAGGTCCGGGGATGCGTTGCCTGCTACAAATGTGTCAAAAACCAGGATGGGGCCTGCGCCCTCAAGGATGACCCGGTAAATGAATGGATTCAGAAGATGAAAGACGCCGACGGCATTCTCTTAGGCTCTCCGGTTTATTTTTCCGGTGTTGCAGGCACAATGAAGTCATTTCTCGACAGAGCTTTTTTTGTATCCTCGGTTAACGACGGTCTGTTCCGGCATAAAGTCGGTGCAGCAGTTGCTGCGGTAAGACGATCCGGAGGCATTCCCACGGTTGATACCCTTAATCACTATATCAACTACTCTGAAATGATCATGCCCTCCTCAAATTACTGGAATGTGGCCCATGGCTTTAACCCGGGTGAAATGGAGCAGGACGGCGAAGGCAAACAGATCCTGGAAGTTTTAGGCCAAAACATGGCATGGATCATGACCCTTATCGAGCATGGAAAAAAACAATTTCCAGCTCCTGAGCCCGTGGCCAAAACACTGACCAATTTTATTCGATAG
- the hflC gene encoding protease modulator HflC — MTNNIKIGILVIVAAVIVLVYDSAYVVDETEQVVVTQFGRIVGDAVKEPGLKFKLPFIQKANIFPKNLLEWDGDPGQIPTKDKTYIWVDTFARWKISDPIVYFQTVKDEFSGLKRLDDIIDPAMRDLISAYPLVESVRNTARPMDTFDAIGAGSEDKNTKRMVRYKVDLGRAEIARQIEKQAREKLVEFGIEVVDVKIKRINYIDSVRRSVYDRMIAERNQIAEKFRAEGKGEASNIRGEKERELQVIKSEAYREAQTLKGKADAEATRVYAKAYGQDPEFYAFLKTMELYKKTLEKDSTMVLSTDSELMKYLKGSNQ, encoded by the coding sequence ATGACTAATAATATAAAAATCGGAATTCTGGTTATTGTTGCCGCGGTGATTGTCCTGGTTTACGACTCAGCTTATGTGGTGGATGAAACCGAACAGGTCGTGGTGACCCAGTTCGGTCGTATTGTGGGCGATGCCGTAAAAGAGCCGGGATTGAAATTCAAGCTGCCTTTTATTCAAAAGGCCAATATCTTTCCCAAAAATCTTTTGGAGTGGGACGGAGACCCGGGTCAGATTCCTACAAAGGATAAAACCTATATTTGGGTGGATACCTTTGCCCGGTGGAAAATCTCTGACCCCATTGTCTATTTCCAGACGGTCAAAGATGAATTTTCAGGCCTCAAACGCCTGGATGACATTATTGATCCTGCCATGCGGGATTTGATTTCAGCCTACCCCCTGGTGGAAAGTGTCAGAAACACTGCCCGTCCCATGGATACCTTTGATGCCATTGGTGCCGGCAGTGAAGATAAGAACACAAAACGAATGGTCCGGTATAAGGTTGATCTGGGCAGGGCTGAAATTGCACGCCAGATTGAGAAACAGGCCCGGGAGAAACTGGTTGAATTCGGGATCGAAGTTGTTGATGTGAAGATCAAACGGATCAACTATATCGACAGTGTCAGGCGCTCTGTTTATGACCGGATGATTGCCGAAAGAAACCAGATTGCTGAAAAATTCCGTGCAGAGGGCAAGGGAGAGGCCAGCAATATAAGAGGTGAAAAAGAAAGGGAACTCCAGGTGATCAAGTCTGAAGCCTATCGCGAGGCCCAGACCCTAAAGGGTAAGGCTGATGCCGAAGCCACCCGTGTCTATGCCAAGGCTTATGGACAGGATCCTGAATTCTATGCCTTCTTAAAAACCATGGAATTGTACAAGAAAACCCTTGAAAAGGATAGTACCATGGTGTTGTCAACGGATTCGGAACTGATGAAATATCTTAAAGGAAGTAATCAATAA
- a CDS encoding TonB family protein → MGIRTQIQNRNRFVNPFPGHGRKGFAWVCIVSMLVHLAFFAGIFCFHDFEFSAPKPQVVRIDLVSFVPGPVGGAAPLEPAPVDRAKPETEAVNLNTAPLAKTPEAPLVVPVLKPEISLKSKPKNIKDLMAKRKARQKPLEKEKTQKLKPKPKKIPEKDLKKAREALAKKVEDQNQEKINQALKRMQAAIDTQGQQPTGGKTGNGQGTGMGNQGSNPLVLYQMVLKSAIEQNWIFNDTMAGINQNLEVRLFIKILKSGEIRDISYETRSGNLYLDESAKKAVRKASPLPELPKGMPSYELVLGFTPRGLN, encoded by the coding sequence ATGGGTATCCGGACTCAGATCCAAAATAGGAACCGTTTCGTAAATCCGTTTCCCGGACATGGGAGAAAAGGGTTTGCCTGGGTCTGCATCGTTTCCATGCTCGTGCATCTGGCCTTTTTTGCCGGTATATTCTGTTTCCATGATTTTGAATTTTCAGCGCCCAAACCCCAGGTGGTCAGGATTGATCTGGTCTCCTTTGTCCCGGGTCCTGTTGGCGGGGCAGCCCCGCTGGAACCTGCGCCTGTTGATCGCGCCAAACCTGAGACAGAGGCTGTGAATTTGAACACAGCCCCCCTGGCCAAAACGCCTGAAGCGCCTCTTGTTGTGCCCGTGCTCAAGCCCGAGATCAGCCTGAAATCCAAGCCCAAAAATATCAAAGATCTTATGGCAAAAAGAAAGGCCAGGCAAAAGCCCTTGGAAAAGGAAAAAACCCAAAAGCTTAAGCCAAAGCCTAAGAAAATCCCTGAAAAGGATCTTAAAAAGGCAAGGGAGGCCCTTGCCAAAAAGGTGGAAGATCAAAATCAGGAAAAGATCAACCAGGCCCTTAAAAGGATGCAGGCTGCCATTGATACCCAGGGCCAGCAGCCCACAGGGGGGAAAACCGGAAATGGCCAGGGCACCGGCATGGGAAATCAGGGAAGCAATCCCCTTGTCCTTTACCAGATGGTGCTCAAATCTGCCATTGAACAAAATTGGATATTCAACGATACCATGGCCGGGATCAATCAAAATCTTGAGGTAAGATTGTTCATAAAGATTTTAAAAAGCGGAGAGATCAGAGATATTTCCTATGAAACTCGGTCGGGAAATCTCTATCTGGACGAATCTGCAAAAAAAGCGGTCCGAAAGGCCAGTCCGCTGCCGGAACTTCCCAAGGGGATGCCCTCCTATGAATTAGTGCTTGGGTTTACTCCCAGGGGGCTGAACTAA
- a CDS encoding zinc ribbon domain-containing protein, translating into MPVYEYQCQECGRIEEAFQRISAPPLEVCPHCSGRLKKLISQSSFHLKGTGWYVTDYGGAKSGTPKGSEAKGKSTSKSEKSTSKSSDSK; encoded by the coding sequence ATGCCAGTTTATGAGTACCAATGCCAGGAATGCGGACGTATTGAAGAGGCATTTCAGAGAATTTCAGCCCCCCCCCTTGAGGTGTGCCCCCACTGCAGCGGAAGGCTTAAGAAGTTAATTTCCCAGAGTTCTTTTCATCTTAAAGGAACCGGGTGGTATGTGACGGATTACGGCGGAGCAAAGTCCGGTACCCCAAAAGGGTCTGAGGCCAAGGGAAAATCCACAAGCAAGTCAGAAAAATCAACGTCTAAATCAAGTGATTCAAAATAA
- the groL gene encoding chaperonin GroEL (60 kDa chaperone family; promotes refolding of misfolded polypeptides especially under stressful conditions; forms two stacked rings of heptamers to form a barrel-shaped 14mer; ends can be capped by GroES; misfolded proteins enter the barrel where they are refolded when GroES binds), translating to MAKEIKYDAKAREAMLKGVQALADAVVVTLGPKGRNVVIEKSWGSPNVTKDGVTVAKEIDLEDKFENMGAQMVKEVSSKTSDMAGDGTTTATVLARAIYEEGQKLVVAGNNPMGIKRGIDQAVIKIVENLETLAKPTKDQNEIAQVGTISANNDETIGNIIAEAMDKVGKEGVITVEEAKSMDTTLDVVEGMQFDRGYLSPYFATDTEKMVAALESPFVLICDKKVSSMKDLLPVLEEIAKTGKPLVIIAEDVEGEALATLVVNKLRGTLNVAAVKAPGFGDRRKAMLEDIAILTGGQVVSEDIGIKLENVTIQDLGQAKSITIDKDNTTIVDGAGAREALEARVKQLRAQAEETSSDYDREKLQERLAKLVGGVAVINVGAATETEMKEKKARVEDALNATRAAVEEGIVPGGGVALVRSIAALDSLELVGEEKLGVEVIAKAIEWPLRKIADNAGVEGSVVINKIKEGKGAFGYNARTDVYEDLIEAGVIDPKKVVRFALQNAASVASVMLTTEAMIAEIPEEGGGGMPGGMPGGGMGGMGGMPGMM from the coding sequence ATGGCCAAAGAAATTAAGTACGATGCCAAAGCACGTGAAGCAATGCTCAAAGGCGTTCAGGCGCTTGCCGATGCAGTAGTGGTTACCCTTGGACCCAAAGGTAGAAATGTTGTTATTGAAAAATCCTGGGGATCTCCCAACGTAACCAAAGACGGTGTTACTGTTGCCAAAGAGATTGACCTTGAAGATAAATTTGAAAACATGGGCGCCCAGATGGTTAAAGAAGTGTCTTCCAAGACCTCTGACATGGCCGGTGACGGAACGACCACTGCAACGGTTCTTGCCCGTGCTATCTATGAAGAAGGCCAGAAACTGGTTGTTGCCGGCAACAACCCCATGGGTATTAAAAGAGGTATTGACCAGGCAGTAATCAAGATTGTTGAAAATCTTGAAACCCTTGCCAAACCGACCAAGGATCAGAATGAGATTGCCCAGGTCGGCACCATTTCCGCCAACAATGACGAGACCATTGGTAATATCATTGCCGAGGCCATGGACAAGGTGGGTAAAGAGGGCGTCATCACTGTGGAAGAAGCCAAATCCATGGACACCACCCTGGACGTTGTTGAGGGTATGCAGTTTGACCGCGGATACCTGTCTCCTTACTTTGCAACAGATACCGAAAAAATGGTTGCTGCCCTGGAAAGCCCCTTTGTCCTGATTTGCGACAAAAAAGTCTCTTCCATGAAAGATTTGCTTCCCGTGCTTGAAGAAATTGCGAAAACCGGCAAACCTCTTGTGATCATTGCCGAAGACGTTGAAGGCGAAGCATTGGCCACCCTGGTTGTCAACAAGCTGCGCGGCACCCTGAATGTGGCTGCTGTTAAAGCCCCTGGATTTGGCGACAGAAGAAAAGCCATGCTCGAAGATATTGCCATTCTGACCGGCGGTCAGGTGGTTTCCGAAGATATCGGCATCAAACTTGAAAATGTGACCATCCAGGATCTTGGCCAGGCCAAATCCATCACCATTGACAAGGACAACACCACCATCGTTGACGGTGCCGGTGCCAGAGAAGCCCTTGAAGCAAGGGTAAAACAGCTTCGTGCCCAGGCAGAAGAGACCTCTTCTGACTATGACCGTGAAAAACTTCAGGAGCGTCTTGCCAAGCTGGTCGGCGGTGTTGCCGTGATCAATGTCGGTGCTGCCACTGAAACTGAGATGAAAGAGAAAAAAGCCCGTGTTGAAGATGCGCTGAACGCGACCCGTGCTGCTGTTGAAGAGGGTATCGTCCCTGGCGGCGGTGTTGCTCTGGTTAGAAGTATTGCTGCCCTGGACAGCCTTGAGCTGGTCGGTGAAGAAAAACTCGGTGTTGAAGTCATTGCCAAAGCCATTGAATGGCCCCTTCGCAAAATTGCTGACAATGCCGGTGTTGAAGGCTCTGTTGTCATCAACAAGATTAAGGAAGGCAAAGGCGCTTTTGGCTACAATGCCAGAACCGATGTTTACGAAGACCTGATTGAAGCAGGGGTCATTGATCCTAAAAAAGTGGTCCGGTTTGCCCTTCAGAATGCAGCCTCTGTTGCTTCTGTTATGCTGACCACCGAAGCCATGATCGCTGAGATTCCTGAAGAAGGCGGCGGCGGAATGCCTGGTGGAATGCCCGGCGGCGGAATGGGCGGAATGGGCGGAATGCCCGGAATGATGTAA
- the hflK gene encoding FtsH protease activity modulator HflK, producing the protein MNWDWEKLRENQQKYEQKQGGGPGMPKPPQFDDLVNRFKGFKFPGIFFVGILLVVVFLGSSMFFTVGRSEVGVIQRFGKYDRLVQPGLNFKLPAGIEKVTKVNVRQPETEEFGFKTYGSNGTYRTSSDTSRQESSLMLTGDLNVAVVPWIVQYRRSDPRDYLFNVEDVKSLLRHMSEASMRTVIGDRSINEVISSRAEIANAAKQMLQTEMDNAQAGISIVNIEMKKTNVPEPVQASFNEVNQAIQEKEQTIYKAREEYNKAVPLARGEAKRRIKDAEGYAIDRVNRAQGDATKFEAVYKAYAQAKDVTKKRMYLESMLEVLPKVGNKYIIDSDQKNLLPFLNMGDKAKGLPQDRYLQKGE; encoded by the coding sequence ATGAATTGGGATTGGGAAAAACTAAGAGAAAATCAGCAAAAATACGAGCAAAAGCAGGGGGGTGGTCCGGGGATGCCCAAACCGCCTCAGTTTGATGACCTTGTGAATCGATTTAAGGGGTTTAAATTCCCGGGTATTTTTTTTGTCGGTATTTTGCTGGTCGTTGTTTTTTTGGGGTCGTCCATGTTTTTTACAGTGGGGCGAAGTGAAGTAGGGGTGATCCAGCGGTTTGGCAAATATGACCGCCTGGTCCAGCCCGGCCTGAATTTTAAACTGCCTGCGGGCATAGAAAAAGTCACCAAGGTCAATGTCAGACAGCCTGAAACCGAAGAGTTCGGGTTTAAGACCTATGGGAGTAACGGCACGTACAGGACATCTTCTGACACCTCCCGTCAGGAATCATCACTCATGCTCACAGGAGATTTGAATGTGGCGGTGGTTCCCTGGATTGTTCAGTATAGGCGGTCAGATCCCAGAGATTATCTTTTCAATGTCGAGGATGTAAAATCCCTGCTTCGCCACATGTCCGAAGCCAGCATGAGAACCGTGATCGGTGACCGCAGCATCAATGAGGTGATTTCAAGCCGGGCGGAAATTGCAAATGCTGCCAAGCAGATGCTTCAAACCGAAATGGACAATGCCCAGGCCGGGATTAGCATTGTTAATATTGAAATGAAGAAAACCAATGTGCCCGAACCGGTTCAGGCCTCTTTTAACGAGGTGAACCAGGCCATTCAGGAAAAAGAACAGACCATTTATAAAGCCCGTGAAGAATACAATAAGGCGGTTCCCCTGGCACGGGGCGAGGCCAAGCGGCGTATCAAGGATGCCGAAGGGTATGCCATTGACCGTGTCAACCGGGCCCAGGGTGATGCCACAAAATTTGAGGCGGTTTACAAGGCCTATGCCCAGGCAAAAGATGTAACCAAAAAGCGGATGTATCTGGAATCCATGCTGGAGGTTCTGCCAAAGGTGGGCAATAAGTATATCATTGATTCGGATCAGAAAAATCTGCTCCCGTTTTTGAATATGGGGGATAAAGCCAAGGGCCTGCCCCAGGACAGATATCTTCAGAAGGGTGAATAA
- a CDS encoding methyltransferase: MEKFTVESFFNGQLRLTQPKTGYRYTIDPVILCSQIIPLPGSKILDIGCGCGIMELILGFRYPQTLILGVEIQEALAVIAQKNVLENHMEKQISIIHKNISHVSGIETKGPVDLIIANPPYQKAGTGRLPPIDQRAIARHEVKLNIHALFAKAEELLKPGGKLMLIFPADRLVDLTCAMDDTAIRPEWFRFVHTRHGQDAKRVIFSGVKNTGPSCRVLAPLHLYDKKNKPTKTYHALFNP; the protein is encoded by the coding sequence TTGGAAAAATTCACAGTTGAATCCTTTTTCAACGGCCAGCTCAGATTAACCCAGCCCAAAACCGGCTATCGTTACACCATAGACCCTGTGATCCTCTGCAGCCAGATAATCCCCCTGCCCGGATCAAAAATCCTGGATATTGGCTGCGGCTGCGGCATCATGGAATTAATCCTGGGTTTCAGATATCCTCAAACCCTTATCCTCGGGGTTGAAATACAGGAAGCGCTTGCCGTAATTGCCCAAAAAAATGTTCTTGAAAATCATATGGAAAAACAAATATCCATTATTCACAAAAACATTTCCCATGTCTCGGGCATAGAAACCAAAGGTCCTGTTGACCTGATCATCGCCAACCCCCCGTATCAAAAAGCCGGTACCGGCCGACTGCCCCCTATAGACCAGAGGGCCATTGCCCGGCATGAGGTCAAGCTAAACATCCACGCCCTGTTTGCCAAGGCAGAAGAACTGCTCAAGCCCGGGGGTAAACTTATGCTGATCTTTCCGGCAGACCGTCTCGTTGATCTGACCTGCGCCATGGACGACACCGCCATCCGGCCTGAATGGTTCCGGTTTGTCCATACCCGTCATGGACAAGACGCCAAGCGGGTCATTTTTTCAGGAGTTAAAAACACCGGGCCATCCTGCAGGGTTCTTGCCCCCTTACACCTGTATGATAAAAAAAATAAGCCCACAAAAACATACCATGCCCTCTTTAATCCTTGA